A genomic stretch from Capricornis sumatraensis isolate serow.1 chromosome 4, serow.2, whole genome shotgun sequence includes:
- the TPI1 gene encoding triosephosphate isomerase, with protein sequence MDEDAEGAGFCISALYISGQWKRGRAAPDLQRACSSAMAPSRKFFVGGNWKMNGRKNNLGELINTLNAAKVPADTEVVCAPPTAYIDFARQKLDPKIAVAAQNCYKVANGAFTGEISPGMIKDLGATWVVLGHSERRHVFGESDELIGQKVAHALAEGLGVIACIGEKLDEREAGITEKVVFEQTKVIADNVKDWSKVVLAYEPVWAIGTGKTATPQQAQEVHEKLRGWLKSNVSDAVAQSARIIYGGSVTGATCKELASQPDVDGFLVGGASLKPEFVDIINAKQ encoded by the exons ATGGACGAGGACGCAGAGGGGGCGGGTTTCTGCATCTCCGCGCTCTATATAAGCGGCCAGTGGAAGCGGGGGCGCGCTGCTCCTGACCTTCAGCGTGCCTGCTCCTCAGCCATGGCGCCCTCCAGGAAGTTCTTCGTTGGGGGGAACTGGAAGATGAACGGGAGGAAGAACAATCTGGGGGAACTCATCAACACTCTGAACGCGGCCAAGGTGCCGGCCGACACCG agGTAGTTTGCGCACCCCCCACCGCCTACATTGACTTTGCTCGGCAGAAGCTAGATCCCAAGATTGCCGTGGCTGCGCAGAACTGTTACAAAGTGGCCAATGGGGCCTTTACAGGGGAGATCAG cCCTGGCATGATCAAAGATCTTGGAGCCACGTGGGTAGTCCTGGGGCACTCTGAGAGAAGGCATGTCTTTGGGGAGTCAGATGAG CTGATTGGGCAGAAAGTGGCCCATGCCCTGGCAGAGGGACTTGGAGTGATCGCCTGCATTGGGGAGAAGTTAGATGAGAGGGAAGCTGGCATCACTGAGAAGGTCGTTTTCGAGCAAACCAAGGTCATCGCAG ATAACGTGAAGGATTGGAGCAAGGTTGTCTTGGCCTATGAGCCTGTGTGGGCCATTGGTACTGGCAAGACGGCGACACCCCAACAG GCCCAGGAAGTACACGAAAAGCTCCGGGGATGGCTTAAGTCCAACGTCTCTGATGCAGTGGCTCAGAGTGCCCGCATCATTTATGGGG GTTCTGTGACGGGGGCAACCTGCAAGGAGCTGGCAAGCCAGCCTGATGTGGATGGCTTCCTTGTGGGCGGTGCTTCCCTCAAGCCTGAGTTCGTCGACATCATTAATGCCAAACAATAA
- the SPSB2 gene encoding SPRY domain-containing SOCS box protein 2 isoform X3 produces MGQTALAGGSSGPSTPQALYPDRSRPEGLEELLSAPPPDLGAQRRHGWNPKDCSENIEVKEGGLCFERRPVAQSTDGARGKRGYSRGLHAWEISWPREQRGTHAVVGVATARAPLQADHYAALLGSNSESWGWDIGRGKLYHQSKGTGAPQYPPGPQGEPLEVPERLLVVLDMEEGTLGYAVGGTYLGPAFRGLKGRTLYPAVSAVWGQCQVRINYLGERRAKPQEGAIEAGYLEGEQ; encoded by the exons ATGGGCCAGACGGCCTTGGCAGGGGGCAGCAGCGGCCCCTCCACCCCACAGGCGCTGTACCCTGACCGGTCTCGTCCCGAGGGCTTGGAGGAGCTGCTGTCTGCTCCCCCTCCTGACCTGGGGGCCCAGAGGCGCCACGGCTGGAACCCCAAGGACTGCTCGGAGAACATCGAGGTCAAGGAAGGGGGCTTGTGCTTTGAGCGGCGGCCCGTGGCCCAGAGCACTGATGGGGCCCGGGGGAAGAGGGGCTACTCGAGGGGCCTGCACGCCTGGGAGATCAGCTGGCCCCGGGAACAGAGGGGCACCCACGCCGTGGTGGGCGTGGCCACAGCCCGCGCCCCGCTGCAGGCTGACCACTACGCGGCGCTGCTGGGCAGCAACAGCGAGTCCTGGGGCTGGGACATAGGGCGGGGGAAACTGTACCATCAGAGCAAGGGAACTGGGGCCCCCCAGTATCCACCTGGACCTCAGGGTGAGCCGCTGGAGGTGCCAGAGAGGCTGCTGGTGGTACTGGACATGGAGGAGGGAACTCTGGGCTACGCTGTCGGGGGCACCTACCTGGGGCCGGCCTTCCGCGGACTGAAGGGCAGGACCCTCTATCCAGCAGTAAGCGCGGTCTGGGGCCAGTGCCAGGTCCGCATCAACTACCTGGGCGAAAGGAGAG CCAAACCCCAGGAAGGAGCCATTGAGGCTGGGTATCTGGAAGGAGAGCAGTGA
- the SPSB2 gene encoding SPRY domain-containing SOCS box protein 2 isoform X1 — MGQTALAGGSSGPSTPQALYPDRSRPEGLEELLSAPPPDLGAQRRHGWNPKDCSENIEVKEGGLCFERRPVAQSTDGARGKRGYSRGLHAWEISWPREQRGTHAVVGVATARAPLQADHYAALLGSNSESWGWDIGRGKLYHQSKGTGAPQYPPGPQGEPLEVPERLLVVLDMEEGTLGYAVGGTYLGPAFRGLKGRTLYPAVSAVWGQCQVRINYLGERRGEAWYGCGASVRSLVAVVWDGCSVPYNHRGNGPSSDWFPTQFSARIG, encoded by the coding sequence ATGGGCCAGACGGCCTTGGCAGGGGGCAGCAGCGGCCCCTCCACCCCACAGGCGCTGTACCCTGACCGGTCTCGTCCCGAGGGCTTGGAGGAGCTGCTGTCTGCTCCCCCTCCTGACCTGGGGGCCCAGAGGCGCCACGGCTGGAACCCCAAGGACTGCTCGGAGAACATCGAGGTCAAGGAAGGGGGCTTGTGCTTTGAGCGGCGGCCCGTGGCCCAGAGCACTGATGGGGCCCGGGGGAAGAGGGGCTACTCGAGGGGCCTGCACGCCTGGGAGATCAGCTGGCCCCGGGAACAGAGGGGCACCCACGCCGTGGTGGGCGTGGCCACAGCCCGCGCCCCGCTGCAGGCTGACCACTACGCGGCGCTGCTGGGCAGCAACAGCGAGTCCTGGGGCTGGGACATAGGGCGGGGGAAACTGTACCATCAGAGCAAGGGAACTGGGGCCCCCCAGTATCCACCTGGACCTCAGGGTGAGCCGCTGGAGGTGCCAGAGAGGCTGCTGGTGGTACTGGACATGGAGGAGGGAACTCTGGGCTACGCTGTCGGGGGCACCTACCTGGGGCCGGCCTTCCGCGGACTGAAGGGCAGGACCCTCTATCCAGCAGTAAGCGCGGTCTGGGGCCAGTGCCAGGTCCGCATCAACTACCTGGGCGAAAGGAGAGGTGAGGCCTGGTACGGGTGTGGGGCGAGTGTTCGGTCCCTGGTGGCTGTGGTTTGGGATGGATGCTCAGTGCCTTACAACCACAGAGGGAATGGGCCATCATCTGACTGGTTTCCTACCCAGTTCAGTGCCAGGATTGGCTAA
- the SPSB2 gene encoding SPRY domain-containing SOCS box protein 2 isoform X2, translating to MGQTALAGGSSGPSTPQALYPDRSRPEGLEELLSAPPPDLGAQRRHGWNPKDCSENIEVKEGGLCFERRPVAQSTDGARGKRGYSRGLHAWEISWPREQRGTHAVVGVATARAPLQADHYAALLGSNSESWGWDIGRGKLYHQSKGTGAPQYPPGPQGEPLEVPERLLVVLDMEEGTLGYAVGGTYLGPAFRGLKGRTLYPAVSAVWGQCQVRINYLGERRAEPHSLLHLSRLSVRHALGDTRLGHVSVLPLPPALKRYLLYQ from the exons ATGGGCCAGACGGCCTTGGCAGGGGGCAGCAGCGGCCCCTCCACCCCACAGGCGCTGTACCCTGACCGGTCTCGTCCCGAGGGCTTGGAGGAGCTGCTGTCTGCTCCCCCTCCTGACCTGGGGGCCCAGAGGCGCCACGGCTGGAACCCCAAGGACTGCTCGGAGAACATCGAGGTCAAGGAAGGGGGCTTGTGCTTTGAGCGGCGGCCCGTGGCCCAGAGCACTGATGGGGCCCGGGGGAAGAGGGGCTACTCGAGGGGCCTGCACGCCTGGGAGATCAGCTGGCCCCGGGAACAGAGGGGCACCCACGCCGTGGTGGGCGTGGCCACAGCCCGCGCCCCGCTGCAGGCTGACCACTACGCGGCGCTGCTGGGCAGCAACAGCGAGTCCTGGGGCTGGGACATAGGGCGGGGGAAACTGTACCATCAGAGCAAGGGAACTGGGGCCCCCCAGTATCCACCTGGACCTCAGGGTGAGCCGCTGGAGGTGCCAGAGAGGCTGCTGGTGGTACTGGACATGGAGGAGGGAACTCTGGGCTACGCTGTCGGGGGCACCTACCTGGGGCCGGCCTTCCGCGGACTGAAGGGCAGGACCCTCTATCCAGCAGTAAGCGCGGTCTGGGGCCAGTGCCAGGTCCGCATCAACTACCTGGGCGAAAGGAGAG cGGAACCACACTCCCTTCTGCACCTGAGCCGCCTGAGCGTGCGCCACGCCCTGGGGGACACACGGCTAGGCCACGTTTCcgtcctgcccctgccccctgccctgaaGCGCTACCTGCTCTACCAGTGA